A genome region from Christensenella minuta includes the following:
- a CDS encoding N-acetylmuramoyl-L-alanine amidase, producing the protein MKIYINPGHGGSDSGAAAFGRTEKADNLRYASAVADKLKAAGHTVELERNADYLIPVKDIAKNANLWGADLFIAFHRNAGGGEGVECLIVSTASETSRNMAQAIQNALLGVGFRDRGVKVQDRNTYVLSHTTMPATTIECGFIDNENDNALFDAKFNEIVQGITDAILSIAGGSAPSTPAPQPTAPAQDVPTLTRNLRNGSRGEDVRQAQARLNRHKANAGKEDGVFGSNTEAAVRRFQRARKNEGRDIGKVDGVIGSKTWAILWE; encoded by the coding sequence ATGAAAATTTATATCAATCCGGGACATGGCGGCAGCGATAGCGGGGCCGCAGCGTTTGGAAGAACGGAAAAGGCGGACAATCTGCGTTATGCGTCCGCAGTGGCGGACAAGCTGAAAGCGGCGGGACACACCGTGGAGCTGGAGCGGAACGCGGATTATCTGATTCCGGTGAAAGACATTGCAAAAAACGCGAACCTGTGGGGTGCGGACCTGTTCATTGCCTTTCACCGCAACGCGGGAGGCGGCGAGGGTGTTGAGTGCCTGATCGTATCCACGGCAAGCGAAACATCCCGCAATATGGCGCAGGCAATCCAGAATGCCCTTTTGGGCGTTGGGTTCCGTGATCGCGGCGTAAAGGTGCAGGATAGGAATACGTATGTCTTATCGCACACGACCATGCCCGCAACGACGATAGAGTGCGGATTTATCGACAATGAAAACGATAATGCCCTGTTTGACGCCAAGTTTAATGAGATCGTTCAGGGGATTACGGACGCGATCCTGTCTATTGCCGGAGGGAGTGCACCGTCTACACCGGCACCACAGCCCACAGCCCCCGCGCAGGACGTTCCGACGCTTACGCGCAACCTACGCAATGGATCAAGGGGTGAAGACGTGAGACAGGCACAGGCGCGGTTAAACAGGCATAAGGCAAACGCAGGGAAAGAGGACGGCGTATTTGGTTCTAACACCGAAGCGGCAGTTAGACGTTTTCAGCGGGCGCGCAAGAACGAAGGTCGGGACATCGGAAAAGTGGACGGGGTTATAGGCTCGAAGACATGGGCTATTTTGTGGGAATAG
- a CDS encoding type II toxin-antitoxin system HicB family antitoxin yields the protein MASQEYSVKITKLSPERGGCYIAEVEELPGCIADGETPQEALNNVDEAINLWIEVQQKSGRSVPAPKVYENKKEYNGKISLRTLNA from the coding sequence ATGGCAAGTCAGGAGTATAGCGTAAAAATTACAAAACTGTCGCCCGAAAGGGGGGGGTGCTATATTGCCGAAGTCGAGGAACTTCCTGGATGTATTGCAGACGGAGAAACACCGCAGGAAGCCTTGAACAATGTTGACGAGGCAATAAATCTGTGGATAGAAGTGCAGCAGAAAAGCGGAAGGTCGGTTCCTGCCCCGAAAGTTTATGAGAACAAGAAGGAATACAATGGAAAAATAAGTTTGCGGACATTGAACGCCTGA
- a CDS encoding nitroreductase family protein: MKARLDEVMEKRRSIRTLERDSRITRETVEKAIGLARHAPSAYNAQTSRLVVLMNEEHGKFWDIAEKELRLVTPPDAFARTQKKLDGFRGGNGTVLFYEDAAETEKLKQDFPLYEDKFDAWAQHNNAILEYAVWLAFAEREIASSLQHYNPLVDADAAKEWDIPESWVLVAQMPFGRAAEEPGLRTFKPLDEIVKFYG; the protein is encoded by the coding sequence ATGAAAGCGAGACTTGATGAGGTCATGGAAAAAAGGCGCTCGATCCGTACGCTTGAAAGAGACAGCCGGATTACACGGGAAACGGTGGAAAAAGCGATCGGGCTGGCACGTCATGCGCCGAGCGCGTATAACGCGCAGACCAGCAGGCTGGTCGTGCTTATGAATGAGGAGCACGGGAAATTTTGGGATATTGCGGAAAAGGAGCTGCGTCTTGTAACGCCGCCGGACGCTTTCGCGCGGACACAGAAAAAGCTGGACGGCTTCCGCGGCGGCAATGGAACGGTCCTGTTTTATGAGGACGCGGCGGAGACAGAAAAACTGAAACAGGATTTTCCCTTGTATGAGGATAAGTTCGACGCGTGGGCGCAACACAATAACGCGATTCTGGAATATGCGGTATGGCTTGCGTTTGCGGAGCGGGAGATCGCATCGTCCCTCCAGCACTATAATCCGCTTGTGGATGCGGATGCCGCAAAGGAATGGGATATTCCGGAAAGCTGGGTGCTGGTCGCGCAGATGCCCTTTGGCAGGGCGGCGGAAGAGCCGGGTCTGCGGACGTTTAAACCGCTTGACGAAATCGTGAAATTTTATGGATAA